The Phragmites australis chromosome 13, lpPhrAust1.1, whole genome shotgun sequence DNA window GCCGGTGACCTTGGCGACGCGGAGGAGGGAGAGCTCCGCCTTGAGTTCCTTGAGCTGCGCCTGCAGCTCCGCCTTGTTCTTCCCCCGCAGCTCGTGCACCTTGATCCGGGCTGCCATCGTCCAAAAAGATAGTCAGATCCGGAAACATTCACGATCAGTAACGGTACCAGAGGTGACGGCGACGAGGAAATTTTCCAGTTGCTTACCCATGGCGATCGGCGAGCTGggactgcggcggcggcggctggcgaGGAGACGAAAATGAGGgcaaagaagaggaggagctgGCAGCGTGCGGCTTATATATGTATGTCCTAAAACCCCGTGCGATGGAAGAAACCCTAGATCTGTTATGGGCTTTTGGGCCGGGCCGAATGGGCCGGGGCTGATACCAGGCCTTGATGACTAATTTCGAATTCTCTCTCTGTTTTGAGCAGTGGTGTGAGGAATTGCATTGCTTATTAGCTATCTCAAAATAATCTCTCTAAGAAAAACTAGCTGTCTAAAAAAtgaaaagtccattttactaaccAAACAATCACATTTGGCCGTATGAGACACCCCAATCAAAATCTTGGCTTATTTTACTACCTCGAACAATTTAATACCGCCGTTATAGTTGTTTCAAAGGTGGTTTTGTCAACATGACATCCGGCGTGGCTATAACATGGTAATAAatcaacaaatatttttttttcacgaaagGACCCACAAAGCAGTCTTCTTCTACCTCAGGGGCAACCCCACATTATAGTTGGGAGTGCATAGGTATCCTCTCCCATCCAAAATTACTACTAAAAATAGCTATAATGAAcagtattttaaaaaatttatgtgTTTTTAATAGATTGTACCCCTTAGTTTACATCCTAGCTTCACCCAACCATCTGTCCGATTCTTCATGCTCCTGCCTACGGATGTCGAGGTTGTGCGGGATCGTGCTTGCGGCTCCCGCTTAAGTGCGCAGGATCGTGTGGAGCAGCGACGGGTATTAGATGATGTAAGATGGGTATTCCATCTTATCAGCTAACACAAAAAGTTCTTGCCCTCGCATCGCTCCAGGGGACACAACTCGGGCGGCCACCATATCCGTCGCGCCGTCGCCCCTTCCTTCGGCGtccccgcctcgccgccgcctgaGTGTGCCGCCGAAAGTCTGCGTGGCCacaagggcggcggcgggggggggggttgtttTCTGCTTGCATCGATGTCTTCTCCCTCGTGGCGTCTTGAGGGATGGAGGCCAGGGCATCCTTGGCGGCCAGGGCATCCGTAGCGACCGGGGCGGCCGGATCCGGCATCCATGCTCCTGGATTTGTCTGAATCTGGCATCGCTGCACCCGGGTCGATCGATTTCTAACTGGGCCTGGGAGCTGTCAGGCGGAGGCGGTGGTGTGCGCATCGTCGACGTGCGGATCTGTGCCGCGATGGCCTTGTGGGGGCGCGGTGGTGCTGGCTCTTGCTGTAGAGCGCTCTCCGCGCGATGAGACGACGACGAGTGATTGGTTGGGGTTATGGCGTTGGTGATGGAGTGTGCAATTGGCTCCCTGAGTTTCTTGGGGTAGGGTCCTGCGCAGCGGGCTCTGGGTGGCGATGTGGGGCGTGGAGAGGTGTTACATGCCTCTGTGTCACTCTCTTCGGCGTCATTGTCGTGGTTGTGCGGCTGCGTGGGGTGCTTGCAGCCACCGAGGCGCTGCTGGGGGTGGGATGGATACGGATGAGAACCTAGCCCGGGTATTCGCTAGTGCCAGTAGTGGTGACACCTTCGGGCGCCACTCTCCCTCATGGGGGCACTATCGTGGTGCCTCCCCCACTCTTAACATGGTTTCTCTCCAGGTGAAAACCCTGTCCATTTTTTGGACGGCGATGGCAGCGTCTTCGACGTCGCTTCGTTTCTGAAGTCATTGCCTTGGAGATCCCGTATTACTTCTGGTGGCTATGCTGTCGCAGGGCTGGGGCATTCGGCGTGGCCTCTGCCCCCTCGTAGCGGGAGGCGTTGGTCTGTTCGGATCACAACGAGGTTTTTGTCTCCTTGGAGCTGTGCTCCACGGCGGGTCACGACGGACGGCCGTGCTTAGGGGAAGTCGAAGTTACTGCATCGTGGGCGCGCGATGAGCTTGACAACGATGACGCAAGGCGGGTCTGTTCTTTTGGGATCTTGCACGTGAGGTGAAGCGATATCGAGGCAAAGGCTGAGGTCTGCCGTGGTGAAGTCTGAGCTGTTTTGTCGCATAGCGACGAGCTTGGCAACGATGTCACGCGACAGGCTCCGTCTTTAGTAGGGTAGTGTTTGGTGTTTTGTTTAGTTTAGACGGTCCTGGCGAGCCTTCTTGTTTGTGGTGTTGTACTTTATTTCATTTCTTGCCGACTCTTCCTGGTTCTTTGTTCTTTGTTCCACCTAATGATAATGAATGAGCAGCTTCCTGCTctttcatcaaaaaaaaaaaaaatgtaatatgGGTGAGACATTCTGTTGAGCGCGTTGTGGGCAGGGGCTCGGTGACCGAAGTGAACAGCGAGCGGGCACAAGACTGAGCAGAGGTGGCTGCTGACTCGTTAGGCACGGTGGTGAAGTTGGTCGAGACTAGTCAAAAACCACTCTACGCTGGCAAAACAACTGAGGAAAACCGGGTCAGGAGGCAACATATCCGGTATTGAATTGTTTGGGTAGTAAAACGAGTTAAGTTTTGTTTAGGGTTAGACGGAGAAACAGGTTGGTTTGGAATAGTAAAATGaactttttctttaaaaaaattaataaccgACTCTGCACATGTCTCTATTCTGATGtgttttcaaatttgagtttTTCGAGCTTGGTTGATTATCTATCCTTGATTGCAAAGATGAATATCTATAAATTCCACGGtccaaggatgaggagaaatCGTTGACATTATACTGAAGAAATGTTGAagaaataaattgaaataatgCATATTCTGAGTCGCGGTCCAAACAGTTCACTTCCAAATGAAGTGCAAACAGTACTACAAAGTACATACACTCCCAGAGTCCTTTTTGGCCGTCAAAAGCTGGAGCACATCAGCAAAGTTTCCTCTTCCATGAACATTCCACAAAGAACAGGAAAAAATTTGCTTACAAAATCTTAATTCTTCTAACACTATGGTTGAGAGACCAGCAGATATTGCACGGAGATAAAACAAATAATCATCATCTCTATATCAGTATGCACTTCTCCAAAATGGGGTTGCTACGGTTCCTCCTTGTTAAGTTCACCGAGTGCTCGCTGGGCAAACAACTTCTCCTCTCGAGCTTTTTTCTTCGCCAACGCTTCTTCATCCAACACTTGGATAGGAGACCATTCTGGGAGAGTAAACCAGTCTTTCTTTCCAGAGAAATGTTCTTTCAGGGCATGCCATTGAGGGGCCAGCCTCAGTGCGGCATAGTCCAATGCGGCACCAGCAGCTGCAAAGGTGACTGCATATTTCACTGCTCCAAAGTGTCCACCTGCGGTCACAGGCAGCCAAAAGAGCATAAATAACAAAACACCATTTTCAGTAGTTCATGTTGATGAATGGTGTgggtcaaaagaaaaaaaaatgagattcAAATCAGCCAATAAATTTCTCTATCAATTAATTAAGAGAGCACAGTATCCCTTGTCTCTAGTGGAATATTAAAGAATCTAACACTAAGAACACACAACTTCTAAAAACATCCAGTCATCTAAGCACGTACATACTGACAAGTTTGGATAGAGCTCCAATCATCTGACACTGAAAGACTAGTAACGAATACACTGAATCAGTTGTATTGCTTCAACTCACAGAATACAAACAGTCAAAAACATCCAAGAACACTTGAATTCAACTGGTTGCTAAAAAGTCAACTAATTAACTGATGCTAACAAGTAACTAATTCAATGTAAGCATTGATGAAAGAAGATGTGCCACTACGGCAGCATTATTGACATACATTAATTTTTAACTGAAGACCAGGGATTCGCACTGGGTTGGAGCTCAACAAAAATCACTGATCCATCTCAATGCCCATCGTTAGGAAACCATGCCTAGATATCTTTAGTATTTGAATTACATTAGAGCTCAGCAAGATTTTGATCAATCTGAAAGTCTAAACATGATAAACCAATTTTAAATCTGGAAATTCACTATAACCTGCACGCAGTATATGCCGTCAACTTATTATGTTGTGGTTTGTAAGTTGCTACATGAAAGCTTTGGTTAAGAAATTCCATATGAATTATTGAAATTTATTAGGAATAGTGGTAGCTGGCTATTGTCTCTTGAACCATAAGATATTAATTGGGGCCGAAGAGCTAGGTGTAAAACTACTAGGCAATTTGCAATATGTTTCATGATTTGAGGACACTTAAATTTGGCAATAGCAGCCTAACCAGTACAGCTGCACCCCAGCTCTGCATATAAGTAATCAGTGAGAATGAGGAGTCATGTTATTACGCATGATGATTGATATGAGCATACTTCTATTTCTTTGCCCTTCCTTAGAATAAAGAGTCCAGTGCTAAAAGTTTGTTTTGGTTATTTCTGAAGTATGCACTGTATCAAGATTTAAATATTGGAGTATCTAGCTACACCTGAATGAACAAATCTTACCATAATCAAATCCTTTATTTGATTTCAGCCAGCACTTTATATTGTCTTTTATCTGCTAAACTGCTAGTATATGCAACAAATAACATAATGCTCCAGATATTTAGGTACTGATTTCATAAGTACACTGTAAATTTGTTCCACTCCCCTAACAATGATGAGTAGTTGAGAAGCACAAGTTAAAAGTGAACTGAGCAATATTATAAATACTTCTCACTGTAAGACTTGGCCCAGCCAACTTTCAAGTATGAAGGATGGTATCAATATATCAACCAACCTTGTATTCGACCAAGAACAGCTCCACTTGCTAGCCCACCAACAACAGAATTCATGGGGTCATCAGGTGTTGTCCCTCGAGCATCTCTTGCGAGTTCACGTGCTCCTGTATGGCAAAAAGTTATGCTTagcttcatttttcttaaatgcCAGTGCATTGACTGATAGATGAAAGTTCTTTATGGTTAGAACCATCTGTCAATGTCAAAATGTCAAGGAAATTTGTGTATGGTATTATAGTTGGCAGATGCAACAAATAATGATAGCTTAAATATACCATTTTTAACCACGCCATACATAAAACATAGTTCACTAAGCCTGTGAAAAGCAAACTGAAAACTATTACAGAGcacataaaaaagaacaacagCCTTCTTAACTTTCACTGATCAAGTTCAGCCAAAGTGAAAATAACTAACGGGAATCCAGTTGCCAGCAAAAGGTCATGCACAACAACAAAACTTCTGACGTTGTCCCCTCTCACACCAGAAAGCATCAAACTGAGTGAAAAAATTCTACTCCGAGCACCCGTAATCAAAGTGTAAAGCCTAATTCACACAAAATTAGCTTTATTCACACCAGAACCAATTAAACGAAGAAGTAGATTCTGTTGTCTCAATGCTGCAAACTTTGAAAAACACAAATCCGACGCCCCCGGTCCCGAGACCTCACCTCCGTAGCATCCGGCGACGATGGCGAGGTTAGCGGCgtaggtggcggcggcgcgggcggcgccgAGGCGCACCCGGTGCCGCGACAGCAACCCGAACGCAGCTCCAACCACGCCTACACAGCAACCAAAACCGACAAGACAAGACGGATCAGGAACGCGGCGAGCTCCTGGCTCCTAGAAACGTAAGCGATGATGGGGACGGGGGgcggctcaccggcggcggcggccgggatGACGATCCGCTCCCTCCAGTCGGCGGAGAACGGCGCGGCCGCTTCCGGCGTCCCGGCGCCAGCGGCCTCGCCGGTGGGAGCAGCCGTCATCGGGATGGCGGCGGTGCGGGCCTCGCTGTGACGGAGCTAAGGGTAGGGGAGAAGAAATGGATGGGCTCCAGGGACTAGGCCGTTTCGGCTCCCAGTCCCAGCCTGCTTACGTGATTCGGTCCGTTGGTCTGCTGAGGGCAAACCCGGAAATTCCTACAGGTAGCGCGCCCTTTGGCGTAGCGAGCTTTAAGATCTGTGCGCCAACCGAGCCAACGACGAGATGAGCCCGGATGCGAGACAGAGGGGTGCAGCAACGATGTTTGTTTGGACACGTGGCGAGCATCGGTTGGACTGGGTGGGATGGTTGGGTGAAAATGGATCGGAGATGCAAGCTTTAAACGCACTTTTCTTTCAATCCGTAAATTCGTTCTCGAAACCATTTGAGCTACTGTGTTGTTTAG harbors:
- the LOC133889763 gene encoding uncharacterized protein LOC133889763, with amino-acid sequence MTAAPTGEAAGAGTPEAAAPFSADWRERIVIPAAAAGVVGAAFGLLSRHRVRLGAARAAATYAANLAIVAGCYGGARELARDARGTTPDDPMNSVVGGLASGAVLGRIQGGHFGAVKYAVTFAAAGAALDYAALRLAPQWHALKEHFSGKKDWFTLPEWSPIQVLDEEALAKKKAREEKLFAQRALGELNKEEP